The region ACAGTCGTGACGGTCTCCGGCCTCAGCCCGATCGGCGAAACCGTGACGAAGAGAATGAAGGCGAGCAGCAGCCAGGCCACAGGTTTTGCGAATTTGAAGATCATCATCGTTCCATATAATTGGCAGGCCTTTGCATTGACAGTTAAAATCAGTTCATCTGCCGCCGAGTTCGTGATTGGCTTAAGAAAGGCTTCCTGAGGCTGGACCCGGGATCAGGATGCGAGCGGCTCGGTCAGCGAACCGGAAATGGCCGGAGCGGGCTTTCTTTTGCCGGCCGGCCTGTGCCATAGCGGCGGCGGCTAATCTTTAGGAATGGACCACGCTCGTGACGAGACTTGAAGTCGAAAGCGCCGAAGCGGCAATGCGCAGCCTTTTCCCGGCGACGCCGCTGCAGCTCAATGACCATCTTTCCGCTCGCTACGGTGCCGATATCTGGCTGAAGCGCGAGGATTTGTCGCCGGTGCGTTCCTATAAGATCCGCGGCGCCTTCAATTTCTTCCGCAAGGCGATCGGGCAGGGCGCTTCCGGTAAGACCTTCGTCTGCGCCTCGGCCGGCAATCATGCCCAGGGCTTTGCCTATGTCTGCCGCCATTTCGGCGTGCCGGGCGTCGTCTTCATGCCGGTGACGACACCGCAGCAGAAAATCGACAAGACCCGCATGTTCGGTGCCGAATTCATCACCATCCGGCTGTTCGGCGATTTCTTCGACCAGTGCTACCAGGCTGCGCGCGACCATGTCGAAGCGGTCGGTGGCGTCATGGTGCCGCCCTTCGACCATGCCGACATCATCGAAGGGCAGGCGACCGTCGCCGCCGAGATCATGCAGCAGCTGCCTGAGGGAATGGTGCCCGATATGGTCGTGCTGCCGGTCGGCGGCGGCGGCCTTGCCGCCGGCATTACCGGCTATCTCGACGGCACCGTGGCGAAATCGGCCTTCGTATTTACCGAGCCCGCCGGCGCGCCGAGCCTCAGACGCAGCATCGAGGCAGGTGAGGTAACGACGCTCGCCAAGGTCGACAACTTCGTCGACGGCGCCGCCGTCGCCCGCATCGGCGACCTGAATTTCGCCGCCCTTCGCGATTTTCCGGCAAGCCAGGTGCAGTTGATGCCGGAGAACGCCATCTGCGTCACCATCCAGGAAATGCTGAATGTCGAGGGCGTCGTGCTGGAGCCGGCCGGCGCCCTGTCGCTGACGGCGATCGCCGCGATGGACGCCGAGGCGATCCGCGGCAAGACCGTTGTCGCCGTCGTCTCCGGCGGCAATTTCGATTTCGAGCGCCTGCCTGACGTAAAGGAACGAGCCATGCGTTACGCAGGGCTGAAGAAGTATTTCATCCTGCGGCTTGCCCAGCGCCCGGGGGCGCTCAGGGATTTCCTCAATCTGCTCGGGCCCGACGATGATATTGCCCGCTTCGAATATCTGAAGAAATCGGCGCGCAATTTCGGCTCGATCCTGATCGGCATCGAAACCAAGGCGCCGGAGAATTTCGCTAGGCTGATCGGAAATTTCGAAGCTGCCGGCATGGGTTACGAGGATATCACCGAAAACGAGATCCTCGCCAACCTGATCATTTGACTTGGCGACAGCGATATCGCCGTGCTAAAGGCGGAGCATGGCTTCGTTCCTTTCAAATCTCTTTTCGATGTTCTCCGGCGGCGGCAAAGCCGCCTCGGAGGCGGCAGGCCCTTCCGGCGAGCCGCAGCTTTACAACGACTGCACAATCTATGCGGAGCCGCGTAGGGAAGGCAGCCAGTATCGGCTTGCCGGCCGCATCGAAAAGAAGGTCGGCGACGAGGTGCTGGTGCGCAATTTCATCCGCGCCGATCTGTTCTCGTCCTCCGACGATGCGCTCGAATGCACGGTGCGCAAGGCGCAGCAGATCATCGATCAGCATGGTTCGTCACTCTTCGGTGACGGCGAGAAGCTTCGTCAGGTCTGAGGCCGGGGTTGGCCGCATCTGCATCGGATGCCGGATCACAATTATTCTTGTTTTTCAATCCTGTGACGCGACGCCGCCGCCGGTGATCGGGATCTCGCTCACGCAATCTTAAAGGATTGCAGTCAAAGCTATTGCCTGCAGCATGTGCAGGGCCGCCCTCGTGTTTGACTTTTTCGGACGATCGACCAAAGGATCCGCCGTCGCGGCCATTGCGCCCGCGTTCGGTTCAGGGCACCGGCCTGAAGCCGGGGTGCTCTGATGGAGACGCTCAACCTCGCGCTCTTTGCCGTCGAAGCCATCGCTTATTTCGCGCTGATGGTCACCCTTCTGCATTTCCGTCATCGGCTTGGTCTCGGGGTTTTCCTGACGGCGCTCGGCGTCATGCATTTCATGGAGACCTATCTGGCGGCGGTCTTCTATATCACGCTGCCGTTCGGCGATGTGTCGCCCGGCTCGTCGGTCTTCTTCTCCGGCAAGCTGATGATGATCCTGATGCTTTACCTGCAGGAGGATGCCGCGACGGTTCGCCAGCCGATTTACGGCCTGTTCCTCGGCAACCTGCTGACCGTCGGCATTGCCTGGGTGCTGCAACTGCACCTGCCGCTGCAGATGTCGCCCAGCCGCACGCCGGATGTGGCTTTCCTCCAGGAAATGGGCTGGCTGATGGTCTGGGGCACGGCGCTGCTTTATGTCGATTCGCTCGGCATCATTCTGCTTTACGAAAAACTGGGCGATTTCTTCCGCCGGCGTGTCGTCCTGCGCTTCCTGATTTCCGGCTTCGTGCTGCTGACCTTCGACCAGATCGGCTTCTTTGCGGCGCTGAATTATTTCCTGGATGTGCCGATCGCCGCATTCTGGGCAGGTTGGAAAGCGAAAATGCTTGCCGTCTGCCTCTATGCGGCAATGTTTGCGATCTACGAATATCGCATTCGCCGCGGCGGCGCGGCCATGTCGGCGCGCTCCATCAGCGACGTCTTCGGCGACCTGACCTTCCGCGAGCGCTACAACGATCTGCTGGAGCGCACCGGCCGCGATATGCTCACCGGTGTCTACGATCGCACGCGCATGGAACTGGAAGCACCGCTGATGCTGAATGAGGCGCTGAGGCAGGGGGTGTTTGCCACCATCCTGATTATCGACGCCGATCACTTCAAGGATGTCAATGACGGCTACGGCCATCTCCAGGGCGATGAGGTGCTGAAGGCGATCGCCGCCCGGTTGGGCACGACTTTGCGTTCCAGCGACCGCATCTTCCGCTTTGGCGGCGAGGAATTCGTTGCCGTTTGTCCAGGCACCGCCCATGAGGAAGGTCTGCTGCTGGCAGAGCGCCTGCGCTGGACGATCGCCACCAGCGTCAAGACGCCGGACGACAGGCCGGTCACGGTCAGCATCGGTGTTGCCACCGCCGACGAGGACGGCGCTGATTTCACTGCAGTGCTGACGGCCGCCGACGATAGGCTCTATGCGGCCAAGAAGAGCGGCCGCAACTGCGTCGTCGGCCGCTCCGGCGTGGTGAAACTCGGTTGACCCGATCAACGCAATGCGTCGGTTGCCGGTGTTTGTGATGTTGCATAAACACAAACAGACATCACCAATAGCCAGCCTTTTCAATAGGTTATAGTAGCAATAAAAACATCTTGTTAGCATAGCGCAAACGTGATCTCCATTGCCGCAACGGATCAGCTTTCCTGCGAGGGGCGTGGAGACATGGGTGATGCAGTTGCACGGACGAAGGTCGATGGCGGCGAGTTCGCCGTCTTGTGTATCGGGGGATTTCTTCTTTCGATCGCCTATGGCGTGACCTTTCTGATCCCGGTGCTGGTCGGCCAGCGCGGCGGCAACGAGGCGCTCGCCGGCCTGATCATCTCGGCGGCAACCATCAGCACCGTTATTCTGGTCATCCTCTCCGGCCACATTGCCGATGCCATCGGCTCTGCGCGGGCAGTGGCGATTTCCGGCCTGTTTCTCGCGGCATCGGGGCTGGGCTTTGCCACGGTCCCGGCAGCCGGGCTCAGCCTGATGACCGTCGGTTTCGTCCTCGGCATCGGCTGGGGCACGTTCTACGCGCTCGGCCCCATCCTGATCGCAGCGATCACCGAGCCCGAGCACCGGATCAGGTTCTTTGCCCTGCTTTCGGGATCGATGATGTCGGGCATCGGCGCCGGACCGATCATCGGCCGCATTGTCACCGGCTGGTCCCTGCCGATCGAGACGGCCTTCGCCTTTGCTTTCCTGTCCAGTCTCGCCGGCGGCGCCCTTTATTTCCTGCTGCACGTCAGGCTAACCAATGCCGGCAAGATCCTGCCGCATGTCAACAAGATCTCCTTTGCCGCAGCACGTCAGGTGATCGGGTCGCGGGCGATCTATTCCATCGCCATGGTCGGCATCGGCGGCGCGATTTTCGGCGGGCTTTCCAGCTTTCAGACCAGCTACGCCAAGGCGCATGGCTTCGATTATTCGCTGTTCTTCATCGGCTTCATGTCCGCTGCCATCCTGAGCCGGCTGTTCGTGGCGGCCTATGTGGTCAAGAAAGATCCGTTCTATTCGCTTCTGGTGCTGACCAGCCTGACGCTCGTTTCCATCCTGCTGTTCCTGGTGGTGACGTCAAATCAGCTGGCCTATCTCGGCGCCGCGGCAATACTGGGGCTGGGCTATGGGCTGACCTATTCGGTCATCAACGGCCTTGCCGCAAATGAGGCGCCCACAGGCCTCATGCCGCAATCGCTTCTTTTGTTCTCGCTATCCTATTTCATCGGCGTCTTCGGCTTTCCACTGATCGCCGGCAACCTGATCGTTTCCTCCGGCATCCAGGCCATGCTGCATGTCTTGCTGCTGCTTGCCGTCGCCAATTTGGCGATCGTCCTGTTTCGTATTGTCCAGCGCGTCAGTAACCCCTGACCGAGGCCGGGCAAGATGACTTTGCCCGGCCCTCGCTGTTACGCGGCCCGGAAGATCTTGGCGCCGGACGGGGCGCTCGTCATGCCGCCGTCAACGGTCATTTCGATGCCGGTGACATTGGAGGAGTCATCCGAGGCCAGATAGAGCGCGGCCTTGGCAATTTCCTCGGCTTCGCTCATGCGGCCGAGCGGGCTCATGCCGCCGATGCGGGCTTCGAGTGCCGACATCGCATCTTCCGTCTGAGCCATCGGTGACCAGATCGGCGTCTTCGTGCCGCCGGGGGTCACCTGATTGACGCGAATGCCGCGCGGCGCAAGCTCCGAGGCCATATTGCGCGTCATCGCCCGGACCGCGGCCTTGGTCGCCGCATAAGCCGACCAGCCGGGAGCGCCGAGCACGGCATGCACCGAACCGTTGAGGATGACCGAAGCGCCGTCGCTCAGATGCGGCAGGGCAGCCTGCACTGTGAAGAAGACGGCGGTGAGATTGGTGCTGATGATCTGATTGAACTGTTCCGGCGACGTGTCACCGAGCGGTGTGGCACCGCCGATGCCGGCATTGGCAAAGACGATGTCGAACTTGCCGACCCCTGCTGCG is a window of Rhizobium sp. N324 DNA encoding:
- the ilvA gene encoding threonine ammonia-lyase, yielding MTRLEVESAEAAMRSLFPATPLQLNDHLSARYGADIWLKREDLSPVRSYKIRGAFNFFRKAIGQGASGKTFVCASAGNHAQGFAYVCRHFGVPGVVFMPVTTPQQKIDKTRMFGAEFITIRLFGDFFDQCYQAARDHVEAVGGVMVPPFDHADIIEGQATVAAEIMQQLPEGMVPDMVVLPVGGGGLAAGITGYLDGTVAKSAFVFTEPAGAPSLRRSIEAGEVTTLAKVDNFVDGAAVARIGDLNFAALRDFPASQVQLMPENAICVTIQEMLNVEGVVLEPAGALSLTAIAAMDAEAIRGKTVVAVVSGGNFDFERLPDVKERAMRYAGLKKYFILRLAQRPGALRDFLNLLGPDDDIARFEYLKKSARNFGSILIGIETKAPENFARLIGNFEAAGMGYEDITENEILANLII
- a CDS encoding HlyU family transcriptional regulator; translated protein: MASFLSNLFSMFSGGGKAASEAAGPSGEPQLYNDCTIYAEPRREGSQYRLAGRIEKKVGDEVLVRNFIRADLFSSSDDALECTVRKAQQIIDQHGSSLFGDGEKLRQV
- a CDS encoding MFS transporter produces the protein MGDAVARTKVDGGEFAVLCIGGFLLSIAYGVTFLIPVLVGQRGGNEALAGLIISAATISTVILVILSGHIADAIGSARAVAISGLFLAASGLGFATVPAAGLSLMTVGFVLGIGWGTFYALGPILIAAITEPEHRIRFFALLSGSMMSGIGAGPIIGRIVTGWSLPIETAFAFAFLSSLAGGALYFLLHVRLTNAGKILPHVNKISFAAARQVIGSRAIYSIAMVGIGGAIFGGLSSFQTSYAKAHGFDYSLFFIGFMSAAILSRLFVAAYVVKKDPFYSLLVLTSLTLVSILLFLVVTSNQLAYLGAAAILGLGYGLTYSVINGLAANEAPTGLMPQSLLLFSLSYFIGVFGFPLIAGNLIVSSGIQAMLHVLLLLAVANLAIVLFRIVQRVSNP
- a CDS encoding GGDEF domain-containing protein gives rise to the protein MMETLNLALFAVEAIAYFALMVTLLHFRHRLGLGVFLTALGVMHFMETYLAAVFYITLPFGDVSPGSSVFFSGKLMMILMLYLQEDAATVRQPIYGLFLGNLLTVGIAWVLQLHLPLQMSPSRTPDVAFLQEMGWLMVWGTALLYVDSLGIILLYEKLGDFFRRRVVLRFLISGFVLLTFDQIGFFAALNYFLDVPIAAFWAGWKAKMLAVCLYAAMFAIYEYRIRRGGAAMSARSISDVFGDLTFRERYNDLLERTGRDMLTGVYDRTRMELEAPLMLNEALRQGVFATILIIDADHFKDVNDGYGHLQGDEVLKAIAARLGTTLRSSDRIFRFGGEEFVAVCPGTAHEEGLLLAERLRWTIATSVKTPDDRPVTVSIGVATADEDGADFTAVLTAADDRLYAAKKSGRNCVVGRSGVVKLG
- a CDS encoding SDR family oxidoreductase, producing the protein MRLQNKVALITGGNSGIGLATAKVFIDEGAKVVITGRNPETLAAAEKALGAGVVALKVDVTDAAATEKAFAEAAAGVGKFDIVFANAGIGGATPLGDTSPEQFNQIISTNLTAVFFTVQAALPHLSDGASVILNGSVHAVLGAPGWSAYAATKAAVRAMTRNMASELAPRGIRVNQVTPGGTKTPIWSPMAQTEDAMSALEARIGGMSPLGRMSEAEEIAKAALYLASDDSSNVTGIEMTVDGGMTSAPSGAKIFRAA